A stretch of Mycobacterium sp. ITM-2016-00316 DNA encodes these proteins:
- a CDS encoding alpha/beta hydrolase family protein, producing the protein MTRRAGAIAGALAFAVSLLTVPAATAQPGQSPHITGIEHVNDRWDKVSVFSPSMNKVIVNDVYKAARSGSPTFYLLPGIDGGDNLDPGGLWAPGTKSWFGMADIPGFFADKNVNVVSPLGGQFSWFTNWVADPGKQYQTYMTQELPPLIDAEYNTNGRNAVGGLSSTGGTAVDYAIQAPGLYRAVGSYSGLLTPAANPQQVGITLMGGGASADAMWGPAGGPLWVAHDPSLNVSKLAGVAVYVAASGSGNVGEVDRLPPGFGPNITGGLIERIVAESTRVFADNAAAAGVPVTYVVRPDGSHTWGLFESEMQESWNTTIGPALGA; encoded by the coding sequence GTGACGCGTCGCGCGGGCGCGATCGCCGGCGCGCTGGCGTTTGCGGTGTCATTGCTCACGGTGCCGGCCGCCACCGCGCAACCAGGGCAGAGCCCGCACATCACCGGCATCGAGCACGTCAACGACCGGTGGGACAAGGTGTCGGTGTTCTCGCCGTCGATGAACAAGGTGATCGTCAACGATGTCTACAAGGCGGCGCGCAGTGGGTCGCCCACGTTTTATCTGCTGCCCGGAATCGACGGTGGCGACAATCTCGATCCCGGTGGGCTCTGGGCGCCGGGTACCAAGAGCTGGTTCGGGATGGCCGACATCCCGGGCTTCTTCGCCGACAAGAACGTCAATGTGGTGTCTCCGCTGGGCGGGCAGTTCAGTTGGTTCACCAACTGGGTGGCCGACCCGGGTAAGCAGTACCAGACCTACATGACCCAGGAATTGCCGCCGCTGATCGACGCCGAGTACAACACGAACGGGCGCAACGCCGTCGGTGGTCTGTCGAGCACCGGGGGCACCGCGGTCGACTACGCGATTCAGGCTCCCGGGTTGTATCGGGCCGTCGGCTCCTACAGCGGGCTGCTGACCCCGGCCGCCAATCCGCAGCAGGTCGGAATCACCCTGATGGGTGGCGGCGCCAGTGCCGACGCGATGTGGGGTCCGGCGGGCGGTCCCCTGTGGGTGGCTCACGATCCGTCGCTGAACGTGTCGAAACTCGCCGGTGTCGCGGTGTATGTGGCGGCGTCGGGGTCGGGCAATGTCGGCGAGGTCGACAGGCTGCCGCCCGGCTTCGGTCCCAATATCACCGGCGGTCTGATCGAGCGCATTGTTGCCGAGAGCACCAGGGTGTTCGCCGACAACGCTGCGGCAGCCGGTGTCCCGGTCACCTACGTGGTGCGTCCCGACGGCTCTCACACCTGGGGCCTGTTCGAGTCGGAGATGCAGGAGTCC